From uncultured Pseudodesulfovibrio sp.:
TTATACTGAAAGCCGCGCATACCACGTGGCCAATATAGAGACCGAGCAGGTCTTCGACGACTTTGACGCAATCGAATCGGACCGTCCCCATCGGGACACCCCCGACGAACGCGCCCAAAAGATCGCCCGCCTCAAAGCCAAGGTGAACGCCGGGGAATACGAGCCGGATGTCATGGATATCGCCAAGCTGCTCACGTCGGCTATGGACCCGACACTGTAGTCCACTCCAACACAAACGGCCCGGAATAATTCAATTCCGGGCCGTTTGTGTTGTGAAATAGATACCCTCCTTGTCGCATAAAAAAAGACCCGAATCGCATACAGCGACTCGGGTCAAATAATATACAGCCTCCGACCATCTTGGTCGGACATGACTTTCGTCTATTTATTAGAATCCACGTACCAACCGCTGGACTTGGTCAACAGGTCCTGTACACGTCCCACAAGGGCATGGGGGTCGGTAAGGTAACCTTCAAGCAACAGGGCTGACTCGAAAAGCTGGTTAGCTGCCTGATCAATGAACGGATCGTTCTCGTCCTTCTTGAAGATGGTCAGCATATTGCGAACGAGCGCATGATCAGGGTTAATCTCCAGCACCTTTTTGGGAATGGAGGAATCCTTGCTCATGACGCGCATGATCTTGTCCATGGACGAGGTCACATTGCCGTCAGGATTTGCCAGGCAAACCGGAGAATCCGACAAACGAGTTGAGGCCTTAACCTCGGTCACGCCGTCACCCAGTACGTCCTTGATGCGAACAAGCAGCTTATCGAGCGTGGACTGTTGATCATCGGACAAGGCTTCGGGCTTGTCTTCCTTTTCCAGAGACTCGAACTGGTCAAGCTTGGACACATCGGCATGTTCAGCGGAAACAAGCGTGTACCCGTCAAAGTCGCGCAGGGCGTCCATGACGAATTCGTCGATTGGTTCATAGAGATACAGAACCTCGATGCCCTTCTTGCGGAAGACTTCAAGATGCGGAGACAATCCCAAAGCTTCGCGGCTGGGACCATATGCATAGTAGATTTCCTTCTGATCTTCTTTGGCACGGGTGATGTACTCGGCAAATGAGGACAGCCCCTTGTCGTCTTCGGAAGCTGAAGAATTAAAACGCACGAGATTTCCGAACTTGTCCTTATTCAGGAAGTCCATGTAACCGGCCTTGAACAGCTCTCCGTGGGCATGCCAAAATTCGGCATAACGGTCAGCATTGTCCTTAGCCATCTTGTCGAGATGATTCAGGACCTGCTTGACCAGCGTGGAGCTGATCTTGCGCATCAAGATGTTGTCTTGCAATGTCTCACGAGAGATGTTCAGCGGCAGGTCTTCAGTGTCCACCACGCCCTTGACGAAGGCGAGGTATTCCGGAAGCAAATCCTTGTTCTGTTTTTCGATGAGCACACGACGGACATACAGATCGAGTCCACGATTCTCCCGACCCATGCCAAACGGATCGCCGCCTTCGTTGGGTATAAACATCAAGGCGTTGAACTGAACCGGCGCGTCAACGGAGGTGTGCAGAGTGTCGAACGGGTCTTCGGAATCAAAGGTGAGGAACTTGTAGAACTCAGCGTACTGCTCCGGCTTGATCTGAAATTTCGGTTCACGCCAAAGAGCCTGAATGGTGTTAACCCGATCCTCGCCCACAAAAATGGGGAAATTGATAAAGCTGGAGTGCGTATTGACGACATGTTTGAGATGCGCTTCGTTAGTAAACTGCGAAGCCAAATCTTCCTTGAGAGATACAGTAATCTCTGTGCCGTGCGGACGATCTTCGTCCAGTTCCTGCAACTTGTAGTCGGTCCGGCCGTCAGAGGTCCATGCAATGGGCTTGGCGTCCGGCTCGATGGAGCGGGTGGTGACGGTCACTTCATCAGCGACCATATACACGGAATAAAAACCAACACCGAAACGACCAATCAACGAATCAAGGGATTCCTTGCCTTCTTCGGCCAGACGGGCCAACTCGGCAGTGCCAGAATGAGCGATAGTACCGATGTTGCGCATAAGCTCATCACGCGTCATGCCGACACCGGTATCCGTGATGGTCAGCGTCTTGGCTTCTTCATCAGTGGTAATACGAATTTCCGGGGCAATCTCGTCCTCGCCGTTGTCGGACTGCGCCTTGAAACGAACTTTTTCCAAGGCGTCGGATGCGTTGGAAATCAGTTCGCGCAGAAAAATTTCCTTGTTGGTATAAAGGGAATGAACCAGAATTTCGAGAAGCTGGCTGACCTCAGCCTTGAATTTGTGCGTAGTTTTTCGACCCATGAATATTCCTCCAATCAAATGATATGAACGCCCGCCGAGTGAGCAACAGGACTCACCCGGCGGGACTTGCTGTAAAATGTGTATGTTCGGGAAACAACGCCCCTGAACAGGGACTAGGTAGATACTGATTTTATCTTGTCAAGAAGGTACTTTTCCATTTCACGACGGTCCTTTCTGAGCCGAACCATTTCCGCTTCCATAATAGCAAGCTTTTCCTTGAGTTCCCGATTCTCGTTTTTAAGCAACTCGGTCTCTTCCATGGTGTTCGTAATGCGTCCAGCCGCTTCTTCCAGTCCACTGCGGATATCGGACACATCCGGCGATTCCCCTCCGCCCTGATCAAGAACGGACCGGATGCCCTCTCCCACGGACTTGGCAATTTCAAGACCAATGGCAGCAGCCATTTTCATGGCAGGCTCCATGGCGTTGACCGACACAACGACCGGAGAACCTTCACCGCTCGGCACAGGCATAGCATCGGCCTGAAGTGGAAAATTCTGAGACAACTGATCCATGACATCGCGGGCTGTATGACCTTCCTTGAGCAAACGAGAAATGGTCCCAAAAATTTCTATGGCTTCTGGCTTGAACCGCTTTTGTCGTCCACGGCCCACAGAAGGCAAGTGTTGAGCAAACCGATTTTTCCAATAATGCACCGTGGACTCGGGCAACTCTAATTCGCGGGCGATCTCGGCCACGGAAAGCACTTTCTTGCCAGTCATGTCACACTCCCTTAAAGACCTTGTTGTTCTTCATTGGAGTACATAAAAATACGGCTTTCTACAAGAAAAAACTACTCCCATCCACTTCATATTAAAGAATTTTTACCGAATACAACATTTCATTTATACGGTTGTGTTTGATATTCTTGATTTTTTCTAGACTTTTAATAGACTGATCGACATAGAAAAAAGCATGACGCCAAAAACCTATACACAGCACAGTTTGCGCTCAATGAAATATCTCTTTATGGTCTTGCGGTCATCTTATGCTTTGCCGCACCAAAGGAACACACTGAACATGAAATCATTTTTCACATCTCAGGCTGCCTACCTGTCGCTCAGGCTCATCATCGGAGGATTATTCCTCTACGCCGGTGTCCTCAAACTTTCGAGTCCCTATGATTTTGCCATGACCATCAACCTCTATGGGCTGGTTACATGGCGTATGTCCACGGCATTGTCATACATCATCCCATGCATCGAGATTATCAGTGGATTGGGGCTGATCCTGAACATCAGAGGAGCGTTGGCTTTGGTTGTGGCACAGTTGTTGGGGTTCATGGTCGTACTTTTGTATGCCCTGCATCTCGGACTGGACGCGGACTGCGGGTGTTTCGGTACACCACGCGCCACGGACAATGACCCGGTTGGGCCGCTTGAAGCTTTCATTCGCGACGGGGCCATGCTTTCAGCCTGTGCAATCATGTATTGGCAACGCACGGTCGAGGAGAACATTCCTCGTAGCCTTTTACTCTCTCTTTCCAAAAACGTATAAAAAAGGCCGTTTACTCACGGCCTTTTCAACTCCAACTTACTGCACCAATTGCCACGTACCATCAGGTTGTCTGTACGCCTTGGCATAAACGGTTTCCATCTTGCCATCTGGCATACGCGCTCTCAGTGTCACATCCCGCTCAATGCGTCCGTCATTATACCGGCGGGGCGGCTGAGGAATGGCTTGGTGGTGCATACGTGTATCCGGGTTGGTCCACTGCGAAGTCTGACCAGAAGGCATGGTTTCCAAAGTATTTGTGATCTGCCGTTCATCATAGTCATCATACTTTTCCATTTCATTACCAACTATATAACCAACCAACAGCCCTGTTCCAGCACCAATGGCCGCACCGGAAACCTTGTTATTAAAGGTTAACGCGCCCAATGTGGCTCCAGCGAGTGTGCCAAGAGTCGCGGCATTTTGCGCGGTTGTTGTCTTACAGCCTGTCAGCAACGCTATCATCAGGGTCAGGGCGATTAAAATTCTCATGGGTATCTCCTCATTTTTTGCCGCCGAAGGCAAAGTGTGGGCCTTGCTGGCGGCTTTCTCTCATGCTGTTGGTTAAATATGAGCAATGAGTATGCCGTATTAAAGACACTGATATTATTGAATGTTTATCATTCTTGAAAAACCCCGTGAGCGCAAATTGTGTACAGGGACGCAAAAATTGTTCTCTTTAAGAAAGAAGGGCATCTTTTTTGGTGGGCGTTGCGTGCTTCGCAGTGAGTGTACAAACGGTATTACTGCAAAGGTTTCGCCTTTACGGCGACCTGCTTTTTTTGAGGCGAAAAAAAGGAGGCAAAAAACGCCTTCTTCGTTGTGCGCCTGATAGCGGACCCAAGAGCCTGTACGCGGCTTCACTGCCCGACTGGATTGTCTTGTGGCACAGACTCGGTCGGGCTACGCTGCGCCGCGTGGGACAGGCTCTAAGGCCCGTTATCAATTGCTCGTCGTTGTAAATAGTTTTTCGGTGTAGGTGTTTATTTTTGATTTGGAATTCTTCGATAAATGCAAACGACTTTCGAACGATAAAACTTCAATATCTGTTTTCAAACCAAACCCAAAAAGTGGAAAGAAAAGAAGGAACTTCTTTTTTTTTGGTGGGCGTTGCGTGCTTCGCAGTGAGGGTACAAACGGCATTACTGCAAAGGTTTCGCCTTTACGGCGACCTGCTTTTTTTGAGGCGAAAAAAAGGAGGCAAAAAACGCCTTCTTCGTTGTGCGCCTGATAACGGACCTAAGAGCCTGTACGCGGCTCCTCTGCCCGACAGGATGGTCTGTGGCACAGACTCGGTCGGGCTACGCTGCGCCGCGTGGGACAGGCTCTAAGGCTCGCTATCAATTGCTCGTCGTTGTAAGGGATTTCTCGTTGTAGGTGTTAATTTTTGATTCTAGGTTATTCGATAGCCATCAATAATTTTGAGATGTTAACTTTTCAATGCTGTTTTTCTTTCAAAGGTACTTTCTTTTTACCAACCAAACAAAAATCTAATCCGCTCATCACTCACCATAAAGGGCCTTGGGGTGTTCCAACACCCCAACACCGCTCTCCCTCCAAAGACGATTTCTTCACTTCCCAACCAGACGAAGACGGGACCCAGCCCTTGATCGGCGACTTAGAAGCTGACCAATCGAAGGAGGCGGCTTTCGTCAGGAGATCAGGCAATTGGTCTTAAACTGATGGATAACAAGAGAGGCAGGGCTTATACTTTTAATCGGGTGGAGCCGACTCGATTGGATCAGATTCTTGCCGCCAATCATGGGGGCGGCCAAGTTAGCGCAAGCGACCTTTTTTGCTCCTTTTTTGGGCGCTGCCAAAAAAGGAGGCCCGCCCGGCAGGGCATGGAAAACGTTGGGTGCTTCAGCACCCAACAATGACTCTCGCCGAAGGCGCATCTTCAAAAAAAAGGCCGCATGAAAGCGGCCATCCTTACTTCTTATTTCCCGTCGGGGTTTACCCTCGACTACATCATCACAACTTATAGGAATCAGGTATCTCAGGCATAGCCCCTGAACATCCACAAACATACGCCGCCACCTTGGTGGCATACTCATTAATCTCATCAAGCGACTGCCCATCAAGATACGCAAGCACCATAGCGGCAGTAAACGAGTCCCCCGCCCCAATCGTATCAACGACCTCAACAGGAACCCCCGGCAAATCAGAAACTTCATCAGGCGACATGATCAAACTTCCCTTATCTCCACGGGTCAACACCGCCAACTTGAGGGAATGTCTCAGCATGAGTGCTTCCAGAGCTTCTCGCTCGCCAACAGGCAACGATAACATCTTCCGTACCAAGACAAGTTCATCATCATTGATCTTCAACACATCGGCCACATCAAGAGATTGACCAATGACCTCCGGCGTATAAAAGCTCTGTCGCAAATTGATGTCATACACCCTGAGCGCTCTGGAAGCAGCACCAAGAAATTGATGAATCGCTCGCCGGGAGACTTCAGACCTTTGAGCCAATGTACCGAAACACACAGCTCCGGCTTTGGCTGCCAACGCAATAGCAGCGTCATTCAATGACAAAAAATCCCACGCTACATCATCGGAGAAAGCATAGGTTGCCACACCATGCCTATCAATTCTCGCATTTACTGTACCTGTAGGATGTACCGGATCAATACTTATACCATCAATATTCACCCCATGAGAAGCCAAGAGAGACAATGCCTCGCGGCCAAGCTTATCATCTCCCACGCAGGAAACAGGAACCCCTGCCCCGCCGAGACCGTTCATATGGTAGGCAAAATTGGCAGGTGCACCGCCAAGCATCCGTTTATAGGGCAACACATCCCAAAGGATTTCCCCCAAACCGACAGCAAAAACAGGCTCCATAGTTATCCTGCCCTCTCCACTATCTTCTGTAACCGGGCCTCGGCTCTGGCACGCAATTCCCCCTGACCGGAAACAACGAGCTTTTCCAAAAGGGCAACAAAATTATTTAATGCAGGTTCCATAAGCGGATGATGCGCCCCGAGTGCGTATTCGTACGCAGCCAATCCGTTATCAAAATAATCGAAGGCCTCTTCAACCCGACCAGCAGAATCAAGCAGCAATCCCATGTTGCACATGGCCTGCGCCGTCTCCGGGTGATCCGGGCCATACACCTGCTCACGAATGGCAAGACTCGTCTTGAAGTGCTCCTCTGCTTTCGCCGCATTGCCAAGCCGATCATACAGAAGCGCAACCGTATTATGGTCGCCAGCCACTTCCGGGTGATGGTCGCCGTAGAGTCTGCGGTTGATGGCAAGCCCCTGTTCTGCCAACACCAAGGCCTGTTCCGGCTGATCCATGGCTTCATACAACAGGGCCATATTCGAAAGACAGGATGCGGTGGCCGGATGACTTTCGCCCTGCGTAGCATGCAACACGGTCAAACATTCTTCGAAAGTAGCCTTGGCTTCATCAAAACGCCCCCGAGCCTGCCGAATCACACCCAAACTGTTGAGAATCGGCGCAGTCGCGACATTGCCCTCGGTGAAAATTTCCTTTTGCAACTCAAAACAAGCCATGAATGCGGCTTCGGCTCGATCAAAATCATCTGCAGCCCAATAGACTGTTGCCAGCCCTTCAAGATCGGCCACAATATCAGGATGCTGTCCCCCTTTAAGGGCTACGTCCACTGCCATAGCCGCTTCCAGAAACTCGACGGCCTCAACGTATCGTTGCTGATGATAGAGAGAAAATCCCGTCTGATGCAAAACTCTGTTGGCAGCGGCGGTATTCACCCCAAGTTCACTCACAAGATTCCGACAGGCCAGGACATGCGGCATAAGCCACTGTACTGTAGGCCAATTCTGCGGTTCTGCGTCAGGCAAGGCAAGATTGAGACCGTAAATGGCTCGCCCCGCCCAATCCAATGTCTGCTCTTCATTCATGGAAGCCCGAAGTTCTGCCCGGACATCCGGCTTAAGCGCGAAGATCTGATTGTCTGCGTCGACATCGATCAATTCATGCGTCACAAGTGGATCAATCAATGCAGTGGCCGCAAAAAAAGCCGCCGCCGGATTAATCAATGCGGGATTATGAGGAGTCCCGTCCATGGACAAGGCGTAATCATAGGGAAGCGGCGAATCAGCCAACATGGCGGCCATGAACAAAGCTTCGGCCCCGCCCGGGGCTTCTTGCTCCACTTTCGCTATAGCCTCCAAAACTGCTTCACTACTTCGATATTCATTCTGCTCGGTCACGGATAACTCCTTGGTTGGCTGACACACGGTTCCACTATCCCGTTTGCACAGGGAATTCAAGGCAGGCACAAAATATGACCATACAAACAAAGTAAAAAAAGACGCTGCCCGGATCAAACCGAACAGCGTCACTGAAAACCGTATATTATTCGAGATTATCGTTTGACGCTAATCAATGTGTTCAACATGGAATCACTAGTGGAAATAACCTTGGTATTGGCCTGAAATCCACGCTGGGTAAGAATCATGTTGGCAAATTCCTGAGCCATGTCCACGTTACTTCCCTCCAGCGTATTTCCTGAAATTGTTCCACGGCCACCCTCCTTGGCAACACCTGCCATGGCCGCCCCCGAATCCTGTGTGGCGGTGAAATTGGTCGAGCCGGAACGGTCCAGTCCCCAAGGACTATTAAACCGATACATGGCAACCTGATACAACGCCTCACTTTGATTATTGCTAAAATGACCGGTCACAAACCCTTCGTCATCAACGCTGACGTCTCGGAGATACCCCCAGCTATACCCATTCTGAATATGATACATGGTGGAAGACGGTGAGTCATAATTAGTAGAGACACGTGCATCACGATTCATCTCACCCATTTGGACAAGATTGCTCACATCTGTCCCCACGGATGCGGGAGAACCTGCGCCAGAAAGCCATGTGGAATTGTCTGAATTGATACCGAAATCATACGAGATTGTCCGGGCTTCCCCAACGGTTCCCCCGTTACTGCCAAAAGTATAAGTTATCTGCGGCAATCCGCCTTCACTGAACGTACTCGGCGTCCACGCCCCAAGACTCGTACCACCGCTCGTGACGGTTGGGTCCAAAGAATAGGCCGCCTGCCCCACTAATATACCCTGATCATTAAAGGTCAAAACACCGACACCGGCCAACCCTGCGGAAGAAGTGCCATACGCACTTGAACCATCAGACTCGGAAGGCATCGCCACCAGGTATTCCCAATAACTGTACCCCGGCACGGCGTTTGACAGACTATTGGCACTGACAGGATCAAAATACACTGTCATTTCATGTCCGCCGCCTTCTTCATCGTACACGGTGATACTTGAAGAATACTCAGGCAAATCTCCACCAAATGGAGTGGAGGCATTACTCAAGCTTGAGTTGTAGGCCTCAAGCATGGAAAACATGGGATTGTTGGAATCGGTAAAAAGATCGGCTGCGGAATGGTTCAAGTTCGTGACCATTTCCACAGAAGACGTCGCAAGCGGTTCGGAACGGACCAGGCGAACGGTTTCTCCGTCAACGACAACATCTTCATACGGAAGCTGTATATCGGAAACGCCTGTTGCCACTTCGCCAGTTTCGCGGTCAATGGCATACCCCTGCAAACGGTAGTCATGGGCATCCACAAGATAGGCTTCATTATTAAAACGGAATGCTCCGGCGCGTGTATAATTCGAGGCCCCGCTTCCCGCACCGTTCACGTTGCGTACGCCAAAAAAACCCTGCCCGGAAATGGCAAGATCTGTGGACGTATTGGTATTCTCGAACGCTCCAGGTTTGAATATGGTCCTGATTTCGGACACACCCACACCCTTGCCCATCTGGCTCATGGCATAACTGCCCGACTGGTTCTGTGAACCACTCGTCCCAAGCTGCTGACTCATGAGCGTTCCGAACTGAACGTCCGCGCGCTTATAGCCAGTGGTACTCACGTTGGCGAGGTTGTTGGCCACCACTTGCATACTTGCGTTATGGGCGACCACCCCGGTAGCTCCAACATACATACTACTAAAACTCATACTTCCTCCAATCCGGCTTCTGCCGAATATGGTGGGAACCTCCAGGAGACCCATTCCCGGAAAAAAATTCCCGATTCCTTCTCACCAAAGGGATGAGCAAGGGGTATGCCATATGAATTCAGCTGTTATTTCAGTGACAAAAGGACATAACGGAGTAGGCACATCGTTCCCCTGCACCCTTTTTCTCCGAATTGACTTCCACAAAAGAAGAACCTGAACCGACCATGTTTCCCCTTGCCACCAACACGCCTCCCGCGTAGTCTGGCTCGACTTTATAAAAGAGTGACATCAACCAAACTAATGGAGACAAAGAATATGAAACGGATGATTACCCTGCTCTTGGCCGCTACCCTCTGCCTCGGCCTGATGGCCTGCAACCAACAGGAAGCCTCGGTCAAGATCGGCGTTGTAGACGAAGCAGCTGCCTTCAAGGACAACAAGGTCGCTCAAGGCGCCATGGCATACCTCAAAGACGTTGGCACACCGTTGCAGACCAAAGCTGAGACCGCTTACAAAGCCATGCAGGAGAACCAGACCGAAGAAACCGTGGCAGCTTACAAACTGGCCATGGGTGAATTGCAGAACACCATGGGTGCAGAACAGCAACGCGTTGTCGGCCTTGTGGAAAAAGAATTCAGCAATGCACTGGAAGCCTATCGCGCCGAAAAAGGCCTGGAAGTCATCCTGAGCAAGCAATCCGTCATCGCTTCCAGCGATACCGTAGACATCACCAGCGACATTGTTGCTGCCATGGACGGCGTGACCGTTGATTTCACCAAGCCCGAAGCTCCGGCCGCTCCTGAAGAAGTCAAGGCCGAAACAGCCGCCCCGGAAGAAACCAAGGCTGAAGAAACGAAGCCTGCTGAATAAATTAAGCTAGCATTCAATAACGAAAGGCCTGCCCACAGTGTGGACAGGCCTTTCGTTTATTCTTTGATACATTCTTTTATCTATCAGCCTTGAACTCATTCAATAGAATATACGCCTGATCCAACTGACCGACAAAGGTCGCAAAAATCGCACGTACTGAATCCAGTTCCCCGTCTCTGGCGGCCAGTTCCATATCAAAAGCAAGATCGGACAAAATGTCTGCACGGATTACACCACACATTCCCTTAAGAGAATGCGCCATTTTCGAAGTCATGACAGCGTCATTCTTCTTCAACGCATCAACAAGGGATTGCATCCTTAATGGACAATCTTCTAAAAAAGCACCAATCAGCTCACATGCCAATTCTTCATCATCGGCCAAACTTGCAAGAAATGCTTCCTTGTCGAATAAACTCTGAGTCATAGACCTACTCCATACGTGAGAGAATTCCGACCTGTCAGGTATCATTTTGAATACGAGAATAAAAGAAATATCACACCTTGGGATAAAAACAAAATAGCCGAGAAAGAAATATAACCTCTACGAATCGCACGCGCACCCGCCTCCGGCGAGCCAGTCCCATTGCCCATCCGAAAAAGAGAGGAGCACTTCCTGCACTGTTCGATGTGCACAGTTATTCAGGCAGATTTTATGAGAACGCTTTTTAAAAGCATCTGAAACCTTGCAGGCATAAGAATAATGAGAGCGAACCCATATATTATTTTCCGGATTGACCGACAAGATATGCTTATACGCTTGGTCCGCAGACGCTCCTCCCTGCCGGGGAGCGGCGACTACCGTGGGTAGATCCAGCGTCAGCGAACGATGTCTGTTCAAAAAGGAAAGCGTCGTATCTCCATACCGCAACACAAGCCCTTTACCTTTGCAAAAAGGACGATACGCTGCCGACAACAGAATTTCTGGCGTGACTATCTGCGGCACTCTCTCCCAAGATTTAACTTCCACACCATTGACTATTTTGAATGGATGTCGAGGAACAAGGTAGTCCTCAAACTGACTGGTTTGTTTGAAATAACGAACCTTCCCTTCAAGACTCGCCGTCAACGCCATGGACATGACAGCCAAAGCAATACCCTTAGCTGCGGATTTACGCCCTTTAAAGCCGTCTCCGGGCATGGCGTCGGCCTCATGATGCAGCAAGCGTCCGCATAAAAGCACCACCTCTTCCACACCACCCCAATCCCGAAACCCTCGAGTCAAAAGACCGAGGGCCTGTCCAACTCCCCCCGATGCACCGACCACCCTTCCGGCGACTTGCTCCGAAAGGGCGTTTAATGATGTATTCAACACATTTCTCGCATCTCCCCCCATGGTGGCACGACCAGAGCAAGCAGCCACCCCCAAAGAAACGAGTATAGCGGCACTCCTGAGCCACATTCCACCCGATGCCGAATGCGATGAATACCCTGCAAGATTAACATCTTCGGGAATCGGCCAGCCACACAGATCAAACCACCTGGGCCAATCATCATTGAAGCCGCAAGCAAGCAAAGGCATGGCTCCCACCCAATCTGGAAGCCAATATTCCGAGACCTTGTACCCTTCTTCCATAAGGTCAAGAATTCCACCCAATCGCTCCGGGCTCGGAGATGTGCACACGGCAGCACGAATTTTGCCCACTATGCGTTCATGGAGCATCTCCGGCAAAAAACCCGAAAGAGAGCCGCCGTCCACAAGATAAGCCCCCCGAGAACTCCGAAGTAAATACGCGTCCCCACATCGGACCGGAAGCATCCTGAATTGCGTCAAACCGCCATAATCCTTGCATTCGTTAGATCGACGGCACGAATTAGGACATAATATATAAAACATGTCAATCTATATTGATTAGCTAGAAATAACGTAAAAAGATCGCTCTCAAAAAGGCATGGAATATCCGCACTCTGCGTGAAATGTCACTATTGATCAGCGAGTCAAACATATTATTAATACATTTAATTTAATGAGATACAGTACAACGGTTCAAAAATTGCTTAAAATAATTTACTCGTTGACAAGGGCTGACCCGATCATTATATGCACCAAGTCAAAAAATAACGGGAGAGACTTATACATGAAAATATTACTCAACTACGTCATCACTGCGACCCTGTGTGCGGTCATTACAGTTATGGCTGTGGTTGTTGTCGTCAAACAACAACGCATCGACGATCTCAGCCATAGGCTTGACCTGGCTCAAAAGACCGCCAT
This genomic window contains:
- a CDS encoding flagellar biosynthesis anti-sigma factor FlgM, producing MKGYTESRAYHVANIETEQVFDDFDAIESDRPHRDTPDERAQKIARLKAKVNAGEYEPDVMDIAKLLTSAMDPTL
- the htpG gene encoding molecular chaperone HtpG; this translates as MGRKTTHKFKAEVSQLLEILVHSLYTNKEIFLRELISNASDALEKVRFKAQSDNGEDEIAPEIRITTDEEAKTLTITDTGVGMTRDELMRNIGTIAHSGTAELARLAEEGKESLDSLIGRFGVGFYSVYMVADEVTVTTRSIEPDAKPIAWTSDGRTDYKLQELDEDRPHGTEITVSLKEDLASQFTNEAHLKHVVNTHSSFINFPIFVGEDRVNTIQALWREPKFQIKPEQYAEFYKFLTFDSEDPFDTLHTSVDAPVQFNALMFIPNEGGDPFGMGRENRGLDLYVRRVLIEKQNKDLLPEYLAFVKGVVDTEDLPLNISRETLQDNILMRKISSTLVKQVLNHLDKMAKDNADRYAEFWHAHGELFKAGYMDFLNKDKFGNLVRFNSSASEDDKGLSSFAEYITRAKEDQKEIYYAYGPSREALGLSPHLEVFRKKGIEVLYLYEPIDEFVMDALRDFDGYTLVSAEHADVSKLDQFESLEKEDKPEALSDDQQSTLDKLLVRIKDVLGDGVTEVKASTRLSDSPVCLANPDGNVTSSMDKIMRVMSKDSSIPKKVLEINPDHALVRNMLTIFKKDENDPFIDQAANQLFESALLLEGYLTDPHALVGRVQDLLTKSSGWYVDSNK
- a CDS encoding MerR family transcriptional regulator, with the protein product MTGKKVLSVAEIARELELPESTVHYWKNRFAQHLPSVGRGRQKRFKPEAIEIFGTISRLLKEGHTARDVMDQLSQNFPLQADAMPVPSGEGSPVVVSVNAMEPAMKMAAAIGLEIAKSVGEGIRSVLDQGGGESPDVSDIRSGLEEAAGRITNTMEETELLKNENRELKEKLAIMEAEMVRLRKDRREMEKYLLDKIKSVST
- a CDS encoding MauE/DoxX family redox-associated membrane protein, with translation MKSFFTSQAAYLSLRLIIGGLFLYAGVLKLSSPYDFAMTINLYGLVTWRMSTALSYIIPCIEIISGLGLILNIRGALALVVAQLLGFMVVLLYALHLGLDADCGCFGTPRATDNDPVGPLEAFIRDGAMLSACAIMYWQRTVEENIPRSLLLSLSKNV
- a CDS encoding glycine zipper domain-containing protein codes for the protein MRILIALTLMIALLTGCKTTTAQNAATLGTLAGATLGALTFNNKVSGAAIGAGTGLLVGYIVGNEMEKYDDYDERQITNTLETMPSGQTSQWTNPDTRMHHQAIPQPPRRYNDGRIERDVTLRARMPDGKMETVYAKAYRQPDGTWQLVQ
- a CDS encoding carbohydrate kinase, with translation MEPVFAVGLGEILWDVLPYKRMLGGAPANFAYHMNGLGGAGVPVSCVGDDKLGREALSLLASHGVNIDGISIDPVHPTGTVNARIDRHGVATYAFSDDVAWDFLSLNDAAIALAAKAGAVCFGTLAQRSEVSRRAIHQFLGAASRALRVYDINLRQSFYTPEVIGQSLDVADVLKINDDELVLVRKMLSLPVGEREALEALMLRHSLKLAVLTRGDKGSLIMSPDEVSDLPGVPVEVVDTIGAGDSFTAAMVLAYLDGQSLDEINEYATKVAAYVCGCSGAMPEIPDSYKL
- a CDS encoding tetratricopeptide repeat protein, with protein sequence MTEQNEYRSSEAVLEAIAKVEQEAPGGAEALFMAAMLADSPLPYDYALSMDGTPHNPALINPAAAFFAATALIDPLVTHELIDVDADNQIFALKPDVRAELRASMNEEQTLDWAGRAIYGLNLALPDAEPQNWPTVQWLMPHVLACRNLVSELGVNTAAANRVLHQTGFSLYHQQRYVEAVEFLEAAMAVDVALKGGQHPDIVADLEGLATVYWAADDFDRAEAAFMACFELQKEIFTEGNVATAPILNSLGVIRQARGRFDEAKATFEECLTVLHATQGESHPATASCLSNMALLYEAMDQPEQALVLAEQGLAINRRLYGDHHPEVAGDHNTVALLYDRLGNAAKAEEHFKTSLAIREQVYGPDHPETAQAMCNMGLLLDSAGRVEEAFDYFDNGLAAYEYALGAHHPLMEPALNNFVALLEKLVVSGQGELRARAEARLQKIVERAG
- a CDS encoding flagellar hook protein FlgE, whose protein sequence is MSFSSMYVGATGVVAHNASMQVVANNLANVSTTGYKRADVQFGTLMSQQLGTSGSQNQSGSYAMSQMGKGVGVSEIRTIFKPGAFENTNTSTDLAISGQGFFGVRNVNGAGSGASNYTRAGAFRFNNEAYLVDAHDYRLQGYAIDRETGEVATGVSDIQLPYEDVVVDGETVRLVRSEPLATSSVEMVTNLNHSAADLFTDSNNPMFSMLEAYNSSLSNASTPFGGDLPEYSSSITVYDEEGGGHEMTVYFDPVSANSLSNAVPGYSYWEYLVAMPSESDGSSAYGTSSAGLAGVGVLTFNDQGILVGQAAYSLDPTVTSGGTSLGAWTPSTFSEGGLPQITYTFGSNGGTVGEARTISYDFGINSDNSTWLSGAGSPASVGTDVSNLVQMGEMNRDARVSTNYDSPSSTMYHIQNGYSWGYLRDVSVDDEGFVTGHFSNNQSEALYQVAMYRFNSPWGLDRSGSTNFTATQDSGAAMAGVAKEGGRGTISGNTLEGSNVDMAQEFANMILTQRGFQANTKVISTSDSMLNTLISVKR
- a CDS encoding OmpH family outer membrane protein, with amino-acid sequence MKRMITLLLAATLCLGLMACNQQEASVKIGVVDEAAAFKDNKVAQGAMAYLKDVGTPLQTKAETAYKAMQENQTEETVAAYKLAMGELQNTMGAEQQRVVGLVEKEFSNALEAYRAEKGLEVILSKQSVIASSDTVDITSDIVAAMDGVTVDFTKPEAPAAPEEVKAETAAPEETKAEETKPAE